A window from Symphalangus syndactylus isolate Jambi chromosome 22, NHGRI_mSymSyn1-v2.1_pri, whole genome shotgun sequence encodes these proteins:
- the LOC129472716 gene encoding ATPase family AAA domain-containing protein 3A-like isoform X2, with amino-acid sequence MSWLFGINKGPKGEGAGPPPPLPPAQPGAEGGGDRGLGDHSAPKDRWSNFDPTGLERAAKAARELEHSRYAKDALNLAQMQEQTLQLEQQSKLKAGVQWRNFGSLQPLPRGFKQFISLGLWSSWDYKHAPPLPANFVFLVETGFLHVDQAGL; translated from the exons ATGTCGTGGCTTTTCGGCATTAACAAGGGCCCCAAGGGTGAAGGCGCGGGGCCGCCGCCGCCTTTGCCGCCCGCGCAGCCGGGGGCCGAGGGCGGCGGGGACCGCGGCTTGGGAGACCATTCGGCGCCCAAGGACAGATGGAGCAACTTCGACCCCACCGGTCTGGAGCGCGCCGCCAAGGCGGCGCGCGAGCTGGAGCACTCGC GTTACGCCAAGGACGCCCTGAATCTGGCGCAGATGCAGGAGCAGACGCTGCAGTTGGAGCAACAGTCCAAGCTCAAA gctggagtgcaatggcgcaatttcggctcactgcaacctctgcctcgcgggttcaagcaattcatctCCCTcggtctctggagtagctgggattacaagcatgcgccaccactcccggctaattttgtatttttagtagagacggggtttctccatgttgatcaggctggtctctaa
- the LOC129472716 gene encoding ATPase family AAA domain-containing protein 3B-like isoform X1 produces MSWLFGINKGPKGEGAGPPPPLPPAQPGAEGGGDRGLGDHSAPKDRWSNFDPTGLERAAKAARELEHSRYAKDALNLAQMQEQTLQLEQQSKLKEYEAAVEQLKSEQIRVQAEERRKTLSEETRQHQARAQYQDKLAQQRYEDQLKQQQLLNEENLRKQEESVQKQEAMRRGHGVCLQGRGPH; encoded by the exons ATGTCGTGGCTTTTCGGCATTAACAAGGGCCCCAAGGGTGAAGGCGCGGGGCCGCCGCCGCCTTTGCCGCCCGCGCAGCCGGGGGCCGAGGGCGGCGGGGACCGCGGCTTGGGAGACCATTCGGCGCCCAAGGACAGATGGAGCAACTTCGACCCCACCGGTCTGGAGCGCGCCGCCAAGGCGGCGCGCGAGCTGGAGCACTCGC GTTACGCCAAGGACGCCCTGAATCTGGCGCAGATGCAGGAGCAGACGCTGCAGTTGGAGCAACAGTCCAAGCTCAAA GAGTACGAGGCCGCCGTGGAGCAGCTCAAGAGCGAGCAGATCCGGGTGCaggcagaggagaggaggaagaccCTGAGCGAGGAGACCCGGCAGCACCAGGCC AGGGCCCAGTATCAAGACAAGCTGGCCCAGCAGCGCTACGAGGACCAACTGAAGCAGCAG CAACTTCTCAATGAGGAGAATTTACGGAAGCAGGAGGAGTCCGTGCAGAAGCAGGAGGCCATGCGGCGAG GCCACGGCGTATGCCTCCAAGGACGGGGTCCTCACTGA